A DNA window from Callospermophilus lateralis isolate mCalLat2 chromosome X, mCalLat2.hap1, whole genome shotgun sequence contains the following coding sequences:
- the Magix gene encoding PDZ domain-containing protein MAGIX isoform X4, translated as MEAINMLDSADIEVTDSRLPHTTVVEHQPQHCRSETLGIPTVPTRVTQDKARCASKPLQASGRFSVELVRNRTGFGLTLSGGRDVAGDAPLAVRGLLKDGPAQRCGRLQAGDLILHINGESTQGLTHAQAVDRIRTGGSQLRLVLQRPNETQTGKHKGMDCRPDLVGPAMMKSHSASLSPVHHPQFNRTPKTRGSPEPSPEAAVDAPAVPPAERHMEDPDDRILGSPGPWLVPSEERLSRALGLPRAAQLAQETAAGRRRH; from the exons ATGGAAG CCATTAACATGCTGGACTCTGCGGACATAGAAGTCACAGACAGTCGCCTACCTCATACCACTGTTGTGGAACACCAACCTCAG CATTGTAGGTCAGAGACTCTGGGTATTCCTACTGTGCCAACTCGAGTGACCCAGGATAAGGCAAGATGTGCTTCAAAGCCACTCCAGGCCTCTGGTCGGTTCTCTGTGGAGCTAGTCCGCAATCGCACAGGCTTTGGCCTCACTTTAAGTGGGGGCCGAGATGTAGCGGGTGATGCTCCACTGGCTGTGCGTGGGTTGCTGAAGGATGGGCCAGCACAGCGTTGTGGTCGTTTGCAG GCTGGTGATCTCATTCTCCATATCAACGGAGAGTCAACGCAGGGACTTACCCATGCCCAGGCGGTGGATCGGATCCGCACTGGAGGTTCCCAGCTTCGGCTTGTGTTGCAGAGGCCTAATGAGACTCAAACTGGCAAGCACAAGGGGATGG ACTGCCGTCCAGATCTTGTAGGTCCGGCGATGATGAAGTCTCACAGTGCCAgcctttccccagttcaccacccTCAATTCAATAGGACGCCAAAGACGCGGGGCAGCCCTGAGCCTAGTCCAGAGGCAGCGGTCGACGCTCCCGCAGTTCCTCCAGCAGAGCGCCACATGGAGGACCCTGATGACCGTATCCTtggctccccaggaccctggctgGTGCCGAGTGAGGAGCGGCTCTCGCGGGCCCTAGGTCTCCCAAGGGCTGCGCAGCTCGCTCAGGAGACAGCAGCTGGAAGGAGAAGGCACTGA
- the Magix gene encoding PDZ domain-containing protein MAGIX isoform X2, which produces MESRSGGTADRRGSRGGRGLPLQAGPGARRLLARLDARPLAARAAADVWALVRRAGDTLRLRPKEAINMLDSADIEVTDSRLPHTTVVEHQPQHCRSETLGIPTVPTRVTQDKARCASKPLQASGRFSVELVRNRTGFGLTLSGGRDVAGDAPLAVRGLLKDGPAQRCGRLQAGDLILHINGESTQGLTHAQAVDRIRTGGSQLRLVLQRPNETQTDCRPDLVGPAMMKSHSASLSPVHHPQFNRTPKTRGSPEPSPEAAVDAPAVPPAERHMEDPDDRILGSPGPWLVPSEERLSRALGLPRAAQLAQETAAGRRRH; this is translated from the exons ATGGAGTCGCGCTCAGGGGGCACTGCGGACCGTAGGGGGAGCAGAGGAG GCCGCGGCCTTCCTCTGCAGGCGGGCCCTGGCGCCCGGCGGCTGCTGGCGCGGCTAGACGCGCGCCCCCTGGCGGCCCGAGCTGCTGCAGACGTGTGGGCGCTGGTACGCAGGGCGGGCGACACTTTGCGCCTGCGCCCCAAGGAGG CCATTAACATGCTGGACTCTGCGGACATAGAAGTCACAGACAGTCGCCTACCTCATACCACTGTTGTGGAACACCAACCTCAG CATTGTAGGTCAGAGACTCTGGGTATTCCTACTGTGCCAACTCGAGTGACCCAGGATAAGGCAAGATGTGCTTCAAAGCCACTCCAGGCCTCTGGTCGGTTCTCTGTGGAGCTAGTCCGCAATCGCACAGGCTTTGGCCTCACTTTAAGTGGGGGCCGAGATGTAGCGGGTGATGCTCCACTGGCTGTGCGTGGGTTGCTGAAGGATGGGCCAGCACAGCGTTGTGGTCGTTTGCAG GCTGGTGATCTCATTCTCCATATCAACGGAGAGTCAACGCAGGGACTTACCCATGCCCAGGCGGTGGATCGGATCCGCACTGGAGGTTCCCAGCTTCGGCTTGTGTTGCAGAGGCCTAATGAGACTCAAACTG ACTGCCGTCCAGATCTTGTAGGTCCGGCGATGATGAAGTCTCACAGTGCCAgcctttccccagttcaccacccTCAATTCAATAGGACGCCAAAGACGCGGGGCAGCCCTGAGCCTAGTCCAGAGGCAGCGGTCGACGCTCCCGCAGTTCCTCCAGCAGAGCGCCACATGGAGGACCCTGATGACCGTATCCTtggctccccaggaccctggctgGTGCCGAGTGAGGAGCGGCTCTCGCGGGCCCTAGGTCTCCCAAGGGCTGCGCAGCTCGCTCAGGAGACAGCAGCTGGAAGGAGAAGGCACTGA
- the Magix gene encoding PDZ domain-containing protein MAGIX isoform X1 — protein MESRSGGTADRRGSRGGRGLPLQAGPGARRLLARLDARPLAARAAADVWALVRRAGDTLRLRPKEAINMLDSADIEVTDSRLPHTTVVEHQPQHCRSETLGIPTVPTRVTQDKARCASKPLQASGRFSVELVRNRTGFGLTLSGGRDVAGDAPLAVRGLLKDGPAQRCGRLQAGDLILHINGESTQGLTHAQAVDRIRTGGSQLRLVLQRPNETQTGKHKGMDCRPDLVGPAMMKSHSASLSPVHHPQFNRTPKTRGSPEPSPEAAVDAPAVPPAERHMEDPDDRILGSPGPWLVPSEERLSRALGLPRAAQLAQETAAGRRRH, from the exons ATGGAGTCGCGCTCAGGGGGCACTGCGGACCGTAGGGGGAGCAGAGGAG GCCGCGGCCTTCCTCTGCAGGCGGGCCCTGGCGCCCGGCGGCTGCTGGCGCGGCTAGACGCGCGCCCCCTGGCGGCCCGAGCTGCTGCAGACGTGTGGGCGCTGGTACGCAGGGCGGGCGACACTTTGCGCCTGCGCCCCAAGGAGG CCATTAACATGCTGGACTCTGCGGACATAGAAGTCACAGACAGTCGCCTACCTCATACCACTGTTGTGGAACACCAACCTCAG CATTGTAGGTCAGAGACTCTGGGTATTCCTACTGTGCCAACTCGAGTGACCCAGGATAAGGCAAGATGTGCTTCAAAGCCACTCCAGGCCTCTGGTCGGTTCTCTGTGGAGCTAGTCCGCAATCGCACAGGCTTTGGCCTCACTTTAAGTGGGGGCCGAGATGTAGCGGGTGATGCTCCACTGGCTGTGCGTGGGTTGCTGAAGGATGGGCCAGCACAGCGTTGTGGTCGTTTGCAG GCTGGTGATCTCATTCTCCATATCAACGGAGAGTCAACGCAGGGACTTACCCATGCCCAGGCGGTGGATCGGATCCGCACTGGAGGTTCCCAGCTTCGGCTTGTGTTGCAGAGGCCTAATGAGACTCAAACTGGCAAGCACAAGGGGATGG ACTGCCGTCCAGATCTTGTAGGTCCGGCGATGATGAAGTCTCACAGTGCCAgcctttccccagttcaccacccTCAATTCAATAGGACGCCAAAGACGCGGGGCAGCCCTGAGCCTAGTCCAGAGGCAGCGGTCGACGCTCCCGCAGTTCCTCCAGCAGAGCGCCACATGGAGGACCCTGATGACCGTATCCTtggctccccaggaccctggctgGTGCCGAGTGAGGAGCGGCTCTCGCGGGCCCTAGGTCTCCCAAGGGCTGCGCAGCTCGCTCAGGAGACAGCAGCTGGAAGGAGAAGGCACTGA
- the Plp2 gene encoding proteolipid protein 2 — protein sequence MADSERLSAPGCWAACTSYSRTRKGILLFAEIVLCLVILICFSASTSAYSSLSVIEMILAAVFFVIYMCGLHAKIPFINWPWSDFFRTLIASILYLITSILVLVDNRSQSRIAAGVLGLIAVCLFGYDAYFTFPLRQQRHTAAPTDPTDGPV from the exons ATGGCGGATTCCGAGCGTCTCTCGGCCCCCGGCTGCTGGGCCGCCTGCACCAGCTACTCGCGCACCCGCAAGGGAATCCTCCTGTTCGCCGAGATT GTATTGTGCCTGGTGATTCTGATTTGCTTCAGTGCCTCCACATCAGCGTACTCCTCTCTGTCTGTGATTGAGATGATCCTTGCCGCTGTCTTCTTTGTCATCTACATGTGTGGCCTGCACGCCAAGATACCATTCATCAACTGGCCCTGGAGT GATTTCTTCCGAACTCTCATAGCATCGATCCTCTACCTGATCACCTCCATTTTAGTCCTTGTTGACAACAGAAGCCAATCCAGAATCGCTGCAGGG GTACTGGGACTGATAGCTGTGTGCCTCTTTGGCTATGATGCCTACTTTACCTTCCCTCTTCGGCAACAAAGACATACAGCAGCCCCCACTG ACCCCACAGATGGCCCGGTGTAG
- the Magix gene encoding PDZ domain-containing protein MAGIX isoform X3: MESRSGGTADRRGSRGAINMLDSADIEVTDSRLPHTTVVEHQPQHCRSETLGIPTVPTRVTQDKARCASKPLQASGRFSVELVRNRTGFGLTLSGGRDVAGDAPLAVRGLLKDGPAQRCGRLQAGDLILHINGESTQGLTHAQAVDRIRTGGSQLRLVLQRPNETQTGKHKGMDCRPDLVGPAMMKSHSASLSPVHHPQFNRTPKTRGSPEPSPEAAVDAPAVPPAERHMEDPDDRILGSPGPWLVPSEERLSRALGLPRAAQLAQETAAGRRRH, from the exons ATGGAGTCGCGCTCAGGGGGCACTGCGGACCGTAGGGGGAGCAGAGGAG CCATTAACATGCTGGACTCTGCGGACATAGAAGTCACAGACAGTCGCCTACCTCATACCACTGTTGTGGAACACCAACCTCAG CATTGTAGGTCAGAGACTCTGGGTATTCCTACTGTGCCAACTCGAGTGACCCAGGATAAGGCAAGATGTGCTTCAAAGCCACTCCAGGCCTCTGGTCGGTTCTCTGTGGAGCTAGTCCGCAATCGCACAGGCTTTGGCCTCACTTTAAGTGGGGGCCGAGATGTAGCGGGTGATGCTCCACTGGCTGTGCGTGGGTTGCTGAAGGATGGGCCAGCACAGCGTTGTGGTCGTTTGCAG GCTGGTGATCTCATTCTCCATATCAACGGAGAGTCAACGCAGGGACTTACCCATGCCCAGGCGGTGGATCGGATCCGCACTGGAGGTTCCCAGCTTCGGCTTGTGTTGCAGAGGCCTAATGAGACTCAAACTGGCAAGCACAAGGGGATGG ACTGCCGTCCAGATCTTGTAGGTCCGGCGATGATGAAGTCTCACAGTGCCAgcctttccccagttcaccacccTCAATTCAATAGGACGCCAAAGACGCGGGGCAGCCCTGAGCCTAGTCCAGAGGCAGCGGTCGACGCTCCCGCAGTTCCTCCAGCAGAGCGCCACATGGAGGACCCTGATGACCGTATCCTtggctccccaggaccctggctgGTGCCGAGTGAGGAGCGGCTCTCGCGGGCCCTAGGTCTCCCAAGGGCTGCGCAGCTCGCTCAGGAGACAGCAGCTGGAAGGAGAAGGCACTGA
- the Magix gene encoding PDZ domain-containing protein MAGIX isoform X5: MESRSGGTADRRGSRGGRGLPLQAGPGARRLLARLDARPLAARAAADVWALVRRAGDTLRLRPKEAINMLDSADIEVTDSRLPHTTVVEHQPQAGDLILHINGESTQGLTHAQAVDRIRTGGSQLRLVLQRPNETQTGKHKGMDCRPDLVGPAMMKSHSASLSPVHHPQFNRTPKTRGSPEPSPEAAVDAPAVPPAERHMEDPDDRILGSPGPWLVPSEERLSRALGLPRAAQLAQETAAGRRRH, translated from the exons ATGGAGTCGCGCTCAGGGGGCACTGCGGACCGTAGGGGGAGCAGAGGAG GCCGCGGCCTTCCTCTGCAGGCGGGCCCTGGCGCCCGGCGGCTGCTGGCGCGGCTAGACGCGCGCCCCCTGGCGGCCCGAGCTGCTGCAGACGTGTGGGCGCTGGTACGCAGGGCGGGCGACACTTTGCGCCTGCGCCCCAAGGAGG CCATTAACATGCTGGACTCTGCGGACATAGAAGTCACAGACAGTCGCCTACCTCATACCACTGTTGTGGAACACCAACCTCAG GCTGGTGATCTCATTCTCCATATCAACGGAGAGTCAACGCAGGGACTTACCCATGCCCAGGCGGTGGATCGGATCCGCACTGGAGGTTCCCAGCTTCGGCTTGTGTTGCAGAGGCCTAATGAGACTCAAACTGGCAAGCACAAGGGGATGG ACTGCCGTCCAGATCTTGTAGGTCCGGCGATGATGAAGTCTCACAGTGCCAgcctttccccagttcaccacccTCAATTCAATAGGACGCCAAAGACGCGGGGCAGCCCTGAGCCTAGTCCAGAGGCAGCGGTCGACGCTCCCGCAGTTCCTCCAGCAGAGCGCCACATGGAGGACCCTGATGACCGTATCCTtggctccccaggaccctggctgGTGCCGAGTGAGGAGCGGCTCTCGCGGGCCCTAGGTCTCCCAAGGGCTGCGCAGCTCGCTCAGGAGACAGCAGCTGGAAGGAGAAGGCACTGA
- the Prickle3 gene encoding prickle planar cell polarity protein 3, whose translation MFARGSRRRRSGRLPPEAEDPDRGQPCNSCREQCPGFLLHGWRKICQHCKCPREEHAVHAVPVDLERIMCRLISDFQRHSISDDDSGCASEEYAWVPPGLKPEQVYQFFSCLPEDKVPYVNSPGEKYRIKQLLHQLPPHDSEAQYCTALEEEEKKELRAFSQQRKRENLGRGTVRIFPVTITGAICEECGKQIGGGDIAVFASRAGLGACWHPQCFVCTTCRELLVDLIYFYHAGKVYCGRHHAERLRPRCQACDEIIFSPECTEAEGRHWHMGHFCCFECEASLGGQRYVMRQSRPHCCACYEARHAEYCDGCGEHIGLDQGQMAYEGQHWHASDRCFCCSRCGRALLGRPFLPRRGLIFCSRACSLGSEPTAPGPGRRSWSGGGGTVAARLATSTSSFPAAEVNSEMATKGTCTEAAPATGAEEPSPFTRGAPHRHSMPELGLRNAPEQPLESPEQPDLRPDDSAFGRQSTPRVSFREPLVSEGGPRRTLSAPPAQRRRPRSPPPRAPSRRRRHHHHHHHHRHRQTGRRGYHRCDLGSGSDSGSCSSSPSSPSSESSEDDGFFLGERIPLPPHLRRPTTSPDSAAETLGSVTPQLHGDSRTGMPRQARDKNCIVA comes from the exons ATGTTCGCGCGTGGGTCCCGGAGGCGCCGCTCCGGGCGTTTG CCTCCAGAGGCAGAGGACCCAGACCGGGGCCAGCCCTGCAACTCCTGTAGAGAGCAGTGCCCCGGTTTCCTGCTGCATGGCTGGAG AAAGATCTGCCAGCACTGCAAATGCCCACGGGAGGAGCACGCAGTGCATGCAGTACCTGTGGACCTGGAACGCATCATGTGTCGACTAATCTCAGACTTCCAGCGCCACTCCATCTCGGATGATGACTCAGGCTGTGCATCAGAGGAGTATGCCTGGGTGCCCCCGGGCCTAAAACCTGAGCAG GTATACCAGTTTTTCAGCTGCCTCCCAGAAGACAAGGTCCCCTATGTCAACAGTCCTGGGGAGAAATACAGGATCAagcagttgctgcatcagctgccCCCACACGATAGTGAG GCACAGTACTGCACAGCactggaagaggaggagaagaaagaacTGAGAGCCTTCAGTCAGCAGCGGAAGCGAGAGAATCTGGGGCGTGGAACTGTACGCATCTTCCCAGTGACCATCACTGGGGCCATCTGTGAAGAG TGTGGGAAGCAGATTGGAGGTGGGGATATTGCGGTGTTTGCCAGCCGTGCAGGCCTGGGTGCCTGCTGGCACCCACAGTGCTTTGTGTGCACCACATGCCGGGAGCTGCTTGTTGACCTCATCTACTTCTATCATGCTGGCAAGGTCTACTGTGGGCGTCACCATGCTGAACGCCTGCGCCCACGCTGCCAAGCCTGTGACGAG ATCATCTTTTCCCCTGAGTGCACAGAAGCTGAGGGCCGGCACTGGCATATGGGTCACTTCTGCTGCTTCGAGTGTGAAGCTTCACTAGGAGGGCAGCGCTATGTCATGCGGCAAAGCCGCCCCCACTGCTGTGCCTGCTATGAGGCCCGACATGCGGAGTACTGTGATGGCTGTGGGGAGCACATCG GCCTGGACCAGGGCCAGATGGCTTATGAGGGTCAGCATTGGCACGCTTCAGATCGCTGCTTCTGCTGCAGTCGCTGTGGCAGAGCCCTATTGGGCCGCCCCTTCCTGCCTCGACGTGGCCTAATCTTCTGCTCCCGAGCCTGTAGCCTTGGGTCTGAGCCCACCGCTCCAGGGCCCGGCCGCCGCAGCTGGAGCGGAGGCGGAGGCACAGTCGCCGCCCGGCTGGCAACTTCCACGTCCTCTTTCCCTGCTGCGGAGGTGAATTCTGAGATGGCCACCAAAGGCACCTGCACGGAGGCGGCGCCTG CTACAGGCGCCGAGGAGCCCTCCCCGTTTACGAGAGGGGCCCCCCATCGCCACTCCATGCCCGAGCTGGGGCTCCGCAACGCTCCTGAGCAACCCCTGGAGTCTCCAGAGCAACCAGACCTGCGTCCTGACGACAGTGCCTTTGGCCGCCAAAGCACCCCTCGTGTTAGTTTCCGTGAGCCTCTGGTCTCAGAGGGAGGTCCGCGGAGGACCCTGAGTGCACCTCCGGCCCAGCGCCGCAGGCCACGTAGTCCCCCACCTAGGGCCCCCAGCCGTCGCCGccgccaccaccaccatcaccaccaccaccgtcACCGCCAAACGGGCCGACGTGGCTACCATCGCTGTGACTTGGGATCAGGGTCCGACTCAGGATCTTGCTCCAGCTCACCCTCCAGCCCCAGTTCTGAATCCTCTGAGGATGATGGATTCTTCCTAGGGGAACGTATTCCACTGCCCCCTCACCTGCGCAGGCCCACAACCTCTCCCGACAGTGCAGCTGAGACTTTAGGCTCTGTGACCCCACAGCTCCATGGGGATTCTCGCACAGGGATGCCTCGCCAGGCCCGAGACAAGAACTGCATCGTGGCTTAA